A window from Primulina huaijiensis isolate GDHJ02 chromosome 11, ASM1229523v2, whole genome shotgun sequence encodes these proteins:
- the LOC140988900 gene encoding uncharacterized mitochondrial protein ymf1-like, with the protein MPFGRSILQKKSLLRVSGEERSPEILISFHSSGSTSNQWRKLKNPWFPGRTLFRPSCFGTGKKKRFFAQLAHSAGPTCILYLAEEASDRLEFLPSWDSMYQDLLLLYGQYRSTLVDHIDVEKASHFDELETSLFHFYLPSSYLSFVCSREEFDLFNLGIYTT; encoded by the coding sequence ATGCCATTCGGAAGAAGTATTCTACAGAAGAAAAGCCTGTTACGAGTAAGTGGAGAAGAAAGATCTCCAGAGATTCTTATCTCATTCCATTCCAGTGGCTCAACCAGTAACCAATGGCGAAAACTCAAAAATCCATGGTTTCCCGGTAGAACCCTATTTCGCCCAAGTTGTTTCGGAACCGGAAAAAAGAAGCGGTTTTTCGCACAGCTTGCTCATAGTGCAGGTCCCACTTGTATATTGTATTTGGCCGAAGAAGCATCAGACAGGTTGGAGTTCTTACCTTCTTGGGACTCCATGTACCAAGATCTTCTTCTATTATATGGTCAATACCGATCCACTTTAGTAGATCATATAGATGTAGAAAAAGCTTCACATTTTGATGAATTGGAAACTTCTCTTTTCCATTTCTATTTACCCAGTTCATATCTTTCTTTCGTGTGTTCCCGGGAGGAATTCGATCTCTTCAATCTCGGAATATATACCACCTAA